In Ovis aries strain OAR_USU_Benz2616 breed Rambouillet chromosome 14, ARS-UI_Ramb_v3.0, whole genome shotgun sequence, a single genomic region encodes these proteins:
- the ADGRG5 gene encoding adhesion G-protein coupled receptor G5 isoform X1, with protein MDCCWAPFLYLCLLASQSRMAEASQETLDWMKRMEAAAKRRSNTSFAELVHGLELRLLNASFGGHNLTLQTHIIQALAFKLNCNFTGLSLSSAAVEKVPQAQPQHAMQFPAELTQNACRTRSGDLRLICIYFSSTRFFQSALLLLTFQKDINSSLLSNYVLGAQLNHGYVSNLSEPVNISFWHNQSLEGYTVTCVFWKERASKHQWGAWSPEGCRTERPTPSQVLCRCNHLTYFAVLMQISQAPIPAELLAPLTYISLVGCSISIVASLLTVLLHVQARKQSDSVTRIHMNLHASVLLLNIAFLLSPVLATPPVPGAACVALAATLHYALLSCLTWMAIEGFNLYLLLGRVYNIYIRRYVLKLCAVGWGVPAFLVLLLLAIKSSVYGPCRIQLSDSQGNSTGFKTMSMCWVQSPWVHRVLVMGYGGLTSLFNLVVLAWALRVLNKLRAQEKAAGTRACRDAVTVLGLTVLLGTTWALAFFSFSVFLLPQLFLFTIFNSLYGFFLFLWFCSQRCRSEAEAEAEMEVFTSSQMVQ; from the exons ATGGATTGCTGCTGGGCCCCTTTCCTCTACCTGTGCCTCTTGGCATCTCAGAGCAGGATGGCAg AGGCATCCCAGGAGACCCTGGACTGGATGAAGAGAATGGAGGCGGCAGCTAAGAGGAGGAGCAACACGTCTTTTGCTGA GCTCGTTCATGGCCTAGAGTTGAGGCTGCTCAATGCCAGCTTCGGGGGCCACAACCTCACCTTGCAGACACACATCATCCAGGCACTGGCCTTCAAGCTGAACTGCAACTTCACTGGCCTCTCTCTGAGCAGTGCCGCTGTGGAGAAGGTCCCCCAG GCCCAGCCCCAGCACGCCATGCAGTTCCCGGCCGAGCTGACCCAGAATGCCTGCAGGACACGCTCTGGGGATCTTCGTCTCATCTGTATCTACTTCTCCAGCACCCGCTTTTTCCAG TCAGCCCTCCTTCTCTTGACCTTCCAGAAAGACATCAATTCATCTCTGCTTAGCAACTATGTTCTGGGGGCCCAGCTGAACCATGGATACGTGAGCAACCTCAGCGAACCAGTGAACATCAGCTTCTGGCACAACCAAAGCCTG GAAGGCTACACAGTGACCTGTGTCTTCTGGAAGGAGAGAGCCAGCAAGCACCAGTGGGGGGCCTGGAGCCCCGAGGGCTGTCGCACGGAGCGGCCCACACCTTCCCAGGTGCTCTGCCGCTGCAACCACCTCACCTACTTTGCTGTTCTTATG CAAATCTCCCAGGCCCCTATCCCTGCAGAGCTGCTGGCGCCTCTCACCTACATCTCCCTGGTGGGTTGCAGCATCTCCATCGTGGCCTCGCTGCTCACTGTCTTGCTGCACGTCCAGGCCAG GAAGCAGAGTGACTCGGTAACACGCATCCACATGAACCTGCATGCCTCCGTGCTGCTCCTCAACATCGCCTTCCTGCTGAGCCCTGTGCTGGCCACGCCCCCAGTGCCCGGGGCAGCGTGCGTGGCGCTGGCCGCCACCCTGCACTACGCGCTGCTCAGCTGCCTCACCTGGATGGCCATTGAAGGCTTCAACCTCTACCTCCTACTCGGGCGCGTCTACAACATCTACATCCGCCGATACGTGCTCAAGCTCTGTGCCGTGGGCTGGG GGGTCCCGGCCTTCCTAGTGCTGCTCCTTCTTGCCATCAAGAGCTCAGTTTACGGACCCTGCAGGATCCAGCTCTCCGACAGCCAGGGAAACAGCACGGGCTTCAAGACCATGTCAAT GTGCTGGGTGCAGAGCCCCTGGGTGCACCGTGTCCTGGTCATGGGCTATGGTGGCCTCACGTCCCTTTTCAACCTGGTGGTGCTGGCCTGGGCGCTGAGGGTCCTGAACAAACTGCGGGCACAGGAGAAGGCAGCAGGCACCCGGGCCTGCCGGGACGCCGTCACCGTGCTGGGCCTCACCGTGCTGCTGGGCACCACCTGGGCCCTGGCCTTCTTCTCCTTCAGTGTCTTCCTGCTGCCCCAGCTCTTCCTCTTCACCATCTTCAACTCGCTCTACG gtttcttcctcttcctgtggTTCTGCTCTCAGAGGTGCCGCTCAGAGGCAGAGGCCGAGGCAGAGATGGAGGTTTTCACCTCCTCCCAGATGGTGCAGTAG
- the ADGRG5 gene encoding adhesion G-protein coupled receptor G5 isoform X2 has translation MDCCWAPFLYLCLLASQSRMAEASQETLDWMKRMEAAAKRRSNTSFAELVHGLELRLLNASFGGHNLTLQTHIIQALAFKLNCNFTGLSLSSAAVEKVPQAQPQHAMQFPAELTQNACRTRSGDLRLICIYFSSTRFFQKDINSSLLSNYVLGAQLNHGYVSNLSEPVNISFWHNQSLEGYTVTCVFWKERASKHQWGAWSPEGCRTERPTPSQVLCRCNHLTYFAVLMQISQAPIPAELLAPLTYISLVGCSISIVASLLTVLLHVQARKQSDSVTRIHMNLHASVLLLNIAFLLSPVLATPPVPGAACVALAATLHYALLSCLTWMAIEGFNLYLLLGRVYNIYIRRYVLKLCAVGWGVPAFLVLLLLAIKSSVYGPCRIQLSDSQGNSTGFKTMSMCWVQSPWVHRVLVMGYGGLTSLFNLVVLAWALRVLNKLRAQEKAAGTRACRDAVTVLGLTVLLGTTWALAFFSFSVFLLPQLFLFTIFNSLYGFFLFLWFCSQRCRSEAEAEAEMEVFTSSQMVQ, from the exons ATGGATTGCTGCTGGGCCCCTTTCCTCTACCTGTGCCTCTTGGCATCTCAGAGCAGGATGGCAg AGGCATCCCAGGAGACCCTGGACTGGATGAAGAGAATGGAGGCGGCAGCTAAGAGGAGGAGCAACACGTCTTTTGCTGA GCTCGTTCATGGCCTAGAGTTGAGGCTGCTCAATGCCAGCTTCGGGGGCCACAACCTCACCTTGCAGACACACATCATCCAGGCACTGGCCTTCAAGCTGAACTGCAACTTCACTGGCCTCTCTCTGAGCAGTGCCGCTGTGGAGAAGGTCCCCCAG GCCCAGCCCCAGCACGCCATGCAGTTCCCGGCCGAGCTGACCCAGAATGCCTGCAGGACACGCTCTGGGGATCTTCGTCTCATCTGTATCTACTTCTCCAGCACCCGCTTTTTCCAG AAAGACATCAATTCATCTCTGCTTAGCAACTATGTTCTGGGGGCCCAGCTGAACCATGGATACGTGAGCAACCTCAGCGAACCAGTGAACATCAGCTTCTGGCACAACCAAAGCCTG GAAGGCTACACAGTGACCTGTGTCTTCTGGAAGGAGAGAGCCAGCAAGCACCAGTGGGGGGCCTGGAGCCCCGAGGGCTGTCGCACGGAGCGGCCCACACCTTCCCAGGTGCTCTGCCGCTGCAACCACCTCACCTACTTTGCTGTTCTTATG CAAATCTCCCAGGCCCCTATCCCTGCAGAGCTGCTGGCGCCTCTCACCTACATCTCCCTGGTGGGTTGCAGCATCTCCATCGTGGCCTCGCTGCTCACTGTCTTGCTGCACGTCCAGGCCAG GAAGCAGAGTGACTCGGTAACACGCATCCACATGAACCTGCATGCCTCCGTGCTGCTCCTCAACATCGCCTTCCTGCTGAGCCCTGTGCTGGCCACGCCCCCAGTGCCCGGGGCAGCGTGCGTGGCGCTGGCCGCCACCCTGCACTACGCGCTGCTCAGCTGCCTCACCTGGATGGCCATTGAAGGCTTCAACCTCTACCTCCTACTCGGGCGCGTCTACAACATCTACATCCGCCGATACGTGCTCAAGCTCTGTGCCGTGGGCTGGG GGGTCCCGGCCTTCCTAGTGCTGCTCCTTCTTGCCATCAAGAGCTCAGTTTACGGACCCTGCAGGATCCAGCTCTCCGACAGCCAGGGAAACAGCACGGGCTTCAAGACCATGTCAAT GTGCTGGGTGCAGAGCCCCTGGGTGCACCGTGTCCTGGTCATGGGCTATGGTGGCCTCACGTCCCTTTTCAACCTGGTGGTGCTGGCCTGGGCGCTGAGGGTCCTGAACAAACTGCGGGCACAGGAGAAGGCAGCAGGCACCCGGGCCTGCCGGGACGCCGTCACCGTGCTGGGCCTCACCGTGCTGCTGGGCACCACCTGGGCCCTGGCCTTCTTCTCCTTCAGTGTCTTCCTGCTGCCCCAGCTCTTCCTCTTCACCATCTTCAACTCGCTCTACG gtttcttcctcttcctgtggTTCTGCTCTCAGAGGTGCCGCTCAGAGGCAGAGGCCGAGGCAGAGATGGAGGTTTTCACCTCCTCCCAGATGGTGCAGTAG
- the ADGRG5 gene encoding adhesion G-protein coupled receptor G5 isoform X3 has translation MQFPAELTQNACRTRSGDLRLICIYFSSTRFFQSALLLLTFQKDINSSLLSNYVLGAQLNHGYVSNLSEPVNISFWHNQSLEGYTVTCVFWKERASKHQWGAWSPEGCRTERPTPSQVLCRCNHLTYFAVLMQISQAPIPAELLAPLTYISLVGCSISIVASLLTVLLHVQARKQSDSVTRIHMNLHASVLLLNIAFLLSPVLATPPVPGAACVALAATLHYALLSCLTWMAIEGFNLYLLLGRVYNIYIRRYVLKLCAVGWGVPAFLVLLLLAIKSSVYGPCRIQLSDSQGNSTGFKTMSMCWVQSPWVHRVLVMGYGGLTSLFNLVVLAWALRVLNKLRAQEKAAGTRACRDAVTVLGLTVLLGTTWALAFFSFSVFLLPQLFLFTIFNSLYGFFLFLWFCSQRCRSEAEAEAEMEVFTSSQMVQ, from the exons ATGCAGTTCCCGGCCGAGCTGACCCAGAATGCCTGCAGGACACGCTCTGGGGATCTTCGTCTCATCTGTATCTACTTCTCCAGCACCCGCTTTTTCCAG TCAGCCCTCCTTCTCTTGACCTTCCAGAAAGACATCAATTCATCTCTGCTTAGCAACTATGTTCTGGGGGCCCAGCTGAACCATGGATACGTGAGCAACCTCAGCGAACCAGTGAACATCAGCTTCTGGCACAACCAAAGCCTG GAAGGCTACACAGTGACCTGTGTCTTCTGGAAGGAGAGAGCCAGCAAGCACCAGTGGGGGGCCTGGAGCCCCGAGGGCTGTCGCACGGAGCGGCCCACACCTTCCCAGGTGCTCTGCCGCTGCAACCACCTCACCTACTTTGCTGTTCTTATG CAAATCTCCCAGGCCCCTATCCCTGCAGAGCTGCTGGCGCCTCTCACCTACATCTCCCTGGTGGGTTGCAGCATCTCCATCGTGGCCTCGCTGCTCACTGTCTTGCTGCACGTCCAGGCCAG GAAGCAGAGTGACTCGGTAACACGCATCCACATGAACCTGCATGCCTCCGTGCTGCTCCTCAACATCGCCTTCCTGCTGAGCCCTGTGCTGGCCACGCCCCCAGTGCCCGGGGCAGCGTGCGTGGCGCTGGCCGCCACCCTGCACTACGCGCTGCTCAGCTGCCTCACCTGGATGGCCATTGAAGGCTTCAACCTCTACCTCCTACTCGGGCGCGTCTACAACATCTACATCCGCCGATACGTGCTCAAGCTCTGTGCCGTGGGCTGGG GGGTCCCGGCCTTCCTAGTGCTGCTCCTTCTTGCCATCAAGAGCTCAGTTTACGGACCCTGCAGGATCCAGCTCTCCGACAGCCAGGGAAACAGCACGGGCTTCAAGACCATGTCAAT GTGCTGGGTGCAGAGCCCCTGGGTGCACCGTGTCCTGGTCATGGGCTATGGTGGCCTCACGTCCCTTTTCAACCTGGTGGTGCTGGCCTGGGCGCTGAGGGTCCTGAACAAACTGCGGGCACAGGAGAAGGCAGCAGGCACCCGGGCCTGCCGGGACGCCGTCACCGTGCTGGGCCTCACCGTGCTGCTGGGCACCACCTGGGCCCTGGCCTTCTTCTCCTTCAGTGTCTTCCTGCTGCCCCAGCTCTTCCTCTTCACCATCTTCAACTCGCTCTACG gtttcttcctcttcctgtggTTCTGCTCTCAGAGGTGCCGCTCAGAGGCAGAGGCCGAGGCAGAGATGGAGGTTTTCACCTCCTCCCAGATGGTGCAGTAG